In the Pseudorasbora parva isolate DD20220531a chromosome 5, ASM2467924v1, whole genome shotgun sequence genome, CATATTATgttataaaatacaacagttTTCAAACAAAATAAGGAACCTTTAAATAGCATAACTGGGGCATTTTACTTACCGTAATTTCGACATGGTTTGAACGTAGTAACGTCACGTCTCCCAATTTAAGATGTTCAGCTGATTGAGTTGTTatcgttttttattttattttgtgttgtatttttttttatatcaccatcatggtgattagtgttttctttagttggccAGTTTGATGACCTTTTAATGATAGTGTTTCTCTGACTGCTGAATAAGAATTTAATTATTGCATAGTGGTTTAATTCATTGATTTTATGACTGTTTGATATGAACAacattattaacttttttattgtGATTCTTGAAAAGATCCAGCATGGTTTTAGAATAaggtttaaatacatttgtacaTTAAGCCCTTTGACCTCCTGTGAGATTTACTCCCACAGACATCAAGTATCAGTCTATGAAtttcaacaatggtgacatgcttcctACCGCAATGCATGGTGGGAGCCATGGATAAGTTTTGCATGATGCATTCATACTGCATTGTTGCAACTTGTATtcttgttaaaggtgcactatgcaactttctgtacactggagggcgcctattctaaacaaaataggttacttcagcgattagcaaatggctttgtatcagtagaaaccctgcagtatattcaaatgattgtgctttcccccctcatatccccttgagacaagagatttatgcattttatttctggaaaaattttcTCCTATGTCagaaattgacaatatttgcatcataggaagaatgtttggccaaaggccaacccgcgcatgggggatggtagatcacactcagagctcagctcgcagctacaggcactaatttaaacagagctatggtgagcaatgtaagtcttttaacttctcaaattaatttctatgatagttaagcttgcaaaggcatgaactgaaatgcaccagactgaactcgcgttgtgaatgtttgccgcgagtgtagtcttTTACCTGTAgtcgattacctcagctctcatcacgagagctcatcagctaatttatctgactcctgcagttagtgctcagtgctgtgatactcgcgcggtgactcactcattatattgaacagacacgttcagtttttaattgtagtgtcttctccaactcagtcacagtaatcaagttggtggctttggtaatggcctcacagggcagcgaagcattctgggaattgtagtctttcatcccaatgagacaaaaataaattttctgtcttttctcagtctagaaagcgccaaattcaaaaataatttcacatttctactacattgatgacccagtttaaattgattcatcttcccagagcaagtacccctttaagtgtttaaaattgttatgacgttcctctgtccgttcgctcggcgctgctgtgacatgttcacactgctaagagaaaagcgcttctgccaaataaaactgagggtaacgcagatatgacaattgacaggcgactccctcaaacgccaTGCTGACACGTTCCGGTtcattagttaaaatagcaattttctcacaatttacaaatagttggaaacaaaatatataacactggcctagtggtttttggatattttactgcaaaaatacatagtgcacctttaacttgcAATTACAAATCAAATTTACAATAAATACTAGGTTGGTCCAACAATTGTTCTTTTCACCGGTTAACCCAACTTTTTTTGCCTTTAATTGTCCAGTTAACTATAACATTATCATTATCCTAAATTTTTGTGAGTTGGATTTTACAGTCAAACAATCGACATTCCTCTCCACCACCCTGACTCCTCACTCTTGGCTTCTCATTAGCTTGTTGCTAATGATTCATTCGTAAGTACGCTTCAAGATTTAACAATATTCTGATGTTTTTGGAATATTgacacatatatttatttacttcTAAAAGCAAAAGTATTCCAAGGCACTCGATGGGTGAGAAAGTTAAAAAGCCTTTTTTTGTTCATGgcttaaacaattaaaaattgGTGATCTTATttggaaaatgtaaatattaggATTGAATAGGGCCttgaaatgtcataatttactgtATATTATCTTCAAATATACAATCATCAAAAACTTTCTGGGATTTCTGGAATCAATATAAATATTTCTAGTCATGCTCAGTTCTGTAATATTTAATCAGCTAGAAATAGCTCTTTGtgcatttaacaaaaaaaatccattaaatTAAAAAGGTAAGAAATCTCCATGCAAAAACATTAGTCAAAGGAATGTTATCCTTTTCACATTTCTCTCAATTATCTCAGTATACACGGTGGCATTGTTCTGCTTCTATTGCATTTGTAAATAATATTCTTCTCCTTCAATTTCTGTGCAACACGTTTTCCTCTGAAATTACAGACACACCCAGATCCTAGAATTTGTGCCGACAACCGATACCTGCTCTGTTGACTCACCAACATGTCTTCATTATTCACCTCATCATAAGCCCAACCAGTTTCATTCAAATCAGCTCCAGAACGGCTCATTAAATATGAGCAAATATTAGGCTGTGCATGCTATCACATTTCATAGATGGTAGCTTctattttattcttatttttcaaagaactatctcaaaataaaaatgtaaataaattaatgtaataaattatatgaaatataacataaaataatcACATCAAATTAGCATAATTTTGACTAAATTTGGTGTAACAATGTATGAAGCACAGCTCACACAGGAGCCACTTTCAAATCATGAGAAATCTACATGAGGAAATCTTTCACCGTCAAGCTTAATTCCAGATTGAGTGGATTTTCCTATTGGAATGACTTAATAAAGCTTTCCAAACAACTGTAAATGTGACCGCACCTATTTGTATTGCTTGAAGAATAGGACATTTTCTTATCTTatagtcttaaagggttagttcacccaaaaatgaaaattacttcattaattactcaccctcatgttgttggacacccgtaagacctttgtttatcttcagaacacaaatgaagatatttttgttgaaagctgatggctgagaaaggcttcagaaaggcctccattggcattcagtacattcccactcacaagacccataaagggctaaacacatcgatacaaagtccatctcactacaggggctgtacaataatgttacaaaaatcaaaataatgactttatctgccaagTTATTTTCTTCCATTAGGTCTCGGCGCTCCTCTTCGCTTCCTGGTCATGTATCTGAACGGcagatctgcgtcatattctcacgcatgTGACGAGTTCACGttaataacttggtggataaagtcattatttagatttttgataATCAAAATAATCACCTATTTATTAGCAGTAAATATAGTTGTTGTTTTATGACTGATAGACTTCCTTTAATACACCTGTATTGCACTTAAAGCACAGTTAAGTGTCTTtcatgggtcttgtgagtgggaatactgaatgccaatggaggcctatctgaagcctttctcagcaaTCATCTTTCAACAAATATATCTTCATtagtgttccgaagatgaagatgaagaatgAAGGTCTTATTGGGTGTCCAgcgacatgatggtgagtaattaatggaataattttcatttttgggtgaactagccctttaatgTTAGCTCAAATATTAGATATATCTAAAGCAGACACATGACCTAAACAATAATACTGAATGTAATAGCAGTCAATTCAATATACTGACAAAATTGATATACTTCCAAAATGGTGTGGCTTTTCAATAACATCTTGTGAAATCTTGATATAACCACTTGTATTGTATATCATCACCCAGGTAAGTATTCATCGCAGCCTTCCTTTTATAATGTTGTCTAAAAGTGCTTTGTGCCTTGCCTCATTTATTTTCCATCAAACAGAGGTCAGTGTCTGCCATTATATTCCCAGTTCTTCCTTTGAGAGTGCAGTAAATGAGTAACTTGCACCGTTTATTTCTTGCCCCGCTATCTGAACCAAGGACAGCAACAACAGCACAGTCTTCTGAGAGGGTTCTTCCTCTTGTATCTGGCGGCCGTTTTGAACTTCTCATTTGAGACTGACACATAGTCTTGTGTCTTCTCCACATTGGCTTGTATGCTCTCAATCTGGAGCCCTTGCTCTTCAACCAGCATGAACACATCTAGAAAGAGATCTCTCAGGTCCTTCAAGTTGCTCTCCAGGTTTAGGAGCTCTTTGTGGCGTTGCTCTATCTCTGAGAGCTGCGCACGAGTGATCTTTGCATCCACTATGATGTTCTCATTGAAGATCTCCCACTTGCCCTGCTCTATCATGCTATCCACCTCCTCTTCTGACACTTCACGACCCGAGACCTCCAGCTGCCGGATGATAAACTGTTTGCATTTGTCTTGCTTGCCTAGGATCGCGTCATTGTGTTGCCGCATTACTTGCTGGAACTGGCGGAAAAGGGCTGTGTGCTGGGCCTTCTGGATACGGGATGTGGCGGAGTCTGGGCCCAGCTCAGCCTCGGTTTGCTTAGCCTTCTTGGAAAGAGCATCTAGCCTTTTATTCAGGCTCTCGGCCAACAGCTTGATGTCTCGGGTCATGCTGCTCTCCTTTTTCATGGTGCTGAGGCGCCTGATGGTGGCCATAAAGTTCCTCTGCTGCTGGCTGAACTTATTGACTTCAGAGTTCAGCTCCTCAATGCTGTCACGAATGCTCTGTGCCTCCTTCAGGAAGTTGTCTACGACAGGCTGCGCCTCAAAGATCACGGCCTGCAGGCCTATCAGCGAGGACGGGTCCATATCCTCCTCGTTGTTGAAGGCATTGTCCACCATCTTATCGCTGGACTTCATCCGCTGACGCAACTCTTCCATGCGGTCCTTCATGACTGCAGAGGCAAAAAACCTTGATGGGGAGAATGTCAGATATTCTCTTAGATTTGAGTGTTCAATATGTGTAacattttcttctgcttctcTTAGCCTGCAAATAACCACAGAAAATTGAGTTAACACACCTGTCAATAAGCaacaaaacattattaaaacataatgatgtaaaatgttcttgaaaaaaaaaaaaaaaaacttttaaaagttGTGTACATTTTTTGCTTATCAATaagtatgtttttatatttaatttatttttataaaatcaaaAATATGGATTTTCTTtctaggatttttttttcttccatgaCCATGTCCCCTTAAGAGTATTTCCCCATTAAGTATTTCTTAATATGTTAATTATTTTTGTATACtgcatttttttactttatgaattataaaaattgatagaaattatatatatatatatatatatatatatatatatatatatatatatatatatatatatatatatatatatatatatatatatatatatatatatatatatatatatatatatatatatatatatatatatatatatatatatatatatttgtttgtgACAGTGGTaacttattaatatttattagcACTAGCATTCTTTTTACTagtactacactgtaaaaatattttgttggtttaacttaataatgtaagtaacctggttgccttaaagctTTGAgtgtattgaaattaaacattttagttgatacaatgaaggaaattagtttaataaatagaaactcaaaatacaattgtatctgaaccacatatatatatatattttttttataaatcatgaaaatagcacaatttggcatgtttcactgcgtcatccaaataaaacacaatatgcttacaaaatcttttaataatattggaATAAAGtttgtcaattctcaaaaatgttcattgtattatttcaaatatttcatttaaatgaacaaaattttttaatgcaaccaggtaacatattttaaatattttttacagtgtatttaactatatttttaagcttttttatttttagattttcatTCGATTGTAAttttcagttttagtaattGTGTTGCACTTCCAATTTTGTTCGTTTTTTAATTTAGCTTTGTTTTcctttcagttttcgtttattttagtacttcaaTTTCAGTTTCAATTTctaattaacatttattttacgcTTAAGTTTTGATTTAATATTTGATCTTGTTTTAGCTCTATTTCAATTAATGAAAttgatttttaatagtttaaattGACAACAACACTGGTATGTGATCATGTGTTTTTCTAGTCAACTCGCAGACGTCCTAGCTGGCACTGATTTACAGAACACAGACTACATTTGCCGTAAGTAAAGGTCACATTTTTGTCAGATGTTTTCCACGCATTATGCCTTCAGCTGTAGCTCTTGTGTCAAAGGAAGGATTAAACGAAGGCCTTGATTCAAAACCTGTGCAGTATTCCCAGTCCACATATCACTGCTGCGCATTCATCACAATCACTGTAATTTATAAAGTCTGTTCTGACACCGTACAGAACATGATATATTAGCATTCACTGGAGTTTGCTTCTAAATAGTTCACTGACTGGTTTGCTTTACGAAAAGTAAGATGCATGAGGGCTGAAGTTTTTATCCTTGGTCTAGCTGCTGGACTGTGGTTTTGGAAAGTGAGCATAACGCCAAGAGGTTGGCATACTGAATTTGTCTGGGGAAAGTAAAATAGAGCACATAAAATCACTGACTATCTGGTTACTAGAGGGATTTCAAACAGGACAGACTGCAGTTGCATGCGTgtgtgagaacggcccacccaAGCTCCTTAGGGAGAAAGCTTATGAATATAAGAGTGGCCTTTGTTTTCTGCAGCACATCTGAGGAAGTCACACATTGCATTGCACAACAGTCTCTAATCCAGTCTTCAGCTCACGATGGTGGTTTACTGAATTTGCTGTATTGGATCAAAAGTacctgtttatttgtttattagaGTCTCTCTGTTTTCTATGAGACCCATGTTATACAAGCTATTATTTGTATGTTTCAAAGAACTATCTCAAAGTAAGATGTAAATAAATTCATgtaataaatgaaatatatatttaaatcaaatcaaattagCATAGTAAAAATGTATGAAGCACAATTCCTTGATGATATGCTCCCACTCTGGTCTAACCTCTCCTTTTTGGAAACCAATAATGActattataatataatgaaaGACCAAGATTACTGTAGTTGTCAGTACTCCAGTAATATACAGTACCCCAGGGTATAAGCCTATTTTTAAAATTCTAATTCTGTATAGACACATACAAATGATGGAATATTCAATTTCTGCTCATGTAAAAAAGAAgtgaatgcacacacacacacacacacacacacacacacacacacacacacacacacacacacacacacacacacacacacacacacacacacacacacacacacacacacacacacacacacacacacacacacacacacacacacacacacacacacacacacacacacacacacacacacacacacacacaaaacctaaAGTACCAAAAGTCACTTCCTGACTGTTTAACACAtat is a window encoding:
- the stx19 gene encoding syntaxin-19 produces the protein MKDRMEELRQRMKSSDKMVDNAFNNEEDMDPSSLIGLQAVIFEAQPVVDNFLKEAQSIRDSIEELNSEVNKFSQQQRNFMATIRRLSTMKKESSMTRDIKLLAESLNKRLDALSKKAKQTEAELGPDSATSRIQKAQHTALFRQFQQVMRQHNDAILGKQDKCKQFIIRQLEVSGREVSEEEVDSMIEQGKWEIFNENIIVDAKITRAQLSEIEQRHKELLNLESNLKDLRDLFLDVFMLVEEQGLQIESIQANVEKTQDYVSVSNEKFKTAARYKRKNPLRRLCCCCCPWFR